The following DNA comes from Macaca thibetana thibetana isolate TM-01 chromosome 14, ASM2454274v1, whole genome shotgun sequence.
GTTGCGGGGAGCAGCCCTTCCATCCctcacttcactgcagcctgaatcTCTCGGGGGCCTGATCAGTGGCCttttcctgcaaaggacaggcagacccaggctggagagcaggtgTCTCTGCTCCCCCAACCATCTGCTCTCCCACACACTCATCTCCTGGCTAAGGCTGGCAACCCCCAAGGTGCCACTTCAGTGAGTGcagttttttaattattattattaatgaggTTGTTTCCTTATAAAAGATCcaaatgggccgggcatggtggctcacgtctgtaatcccagcacttggggaggccaaggtggatggatcccctgaggtcaggagttcgaggccagcctggccaacatggtgggcAGGGAGACAGCAGTTGGGTGCTGTGCCCATAAGGTCCAGCTCAGGCtgtggtctctactaaaaatacaaaaaattagccaggcgtggtggcatgcgcctgtaatcccagctgtaatcaagaggctgaggcaggagaatggcttgaacctgggaagcggaggttgcagtgagctgagatcgtgccattgcactccagcctgggcaacaagagtgaaaactccgtcttaaaaaaaaaaaaaaaaaaaaaaaaagatccaggtGATGGGGTCAGGGATGAACTGAGTCCCACAGGTGCCTGCAGCCCTTACCTGAATTATCCAGATGGCAAGGCCCAGACTTGCACTTCTTGTCTatagaaaagaaacagtaaagaaTGAAAGGCTCAGGAGCTCTCAGGATGGAAAGGGACCTCAGAGCCCTGGTGGCCATTCCTGACTTGTTCTAGGAGAGGTTGGTACATTTCCCCCTAATTCTGCTCTTTCATGGTGGAACTTCCTTGACTAGGTTTGCCTCAACCCATGAGAAGCAGGGCCAGAAGGGGGAGTGGGCCATCAAAGCCAGGGTCGACTCTGGGGCACTCCTGCTCCCTGGGCCTGTAACTTTGCCTCCCTGCCACACTCACCTCTCCCTCTTCCATGCCTCGCCCCAGCCTGGTTTGTGTTCTTTGCATGCCCTCCTCACCTTATGTCAACTCATGCATGCTCCTGTTGCTATCCAAGATAGGAAGTGAAGTCCTTAGCCCTTCAGAAATTAAGAACCTGGGCCCATCCCCGTGGTGGTTCTTCTGGCCTGTGCTGGGGACATGGACAGGAGGAGCGTCTACCACTTCCCGACCACAGCCTGAGTGTGACCTTAGGGGCACAGCACCCAGCTGctgtctccctgcccccaccaccccacccagcacaGAATTCTTCCAGCTCATAAATGCACTCTTCTCAGAAACTGAGGTTGGGGCTCCTACTCATTTCTGGCAACAGCTCTTTAGGTATCAATAATCTGGCTGGAAAATAATTCCCTTCCAGCCTCTGACCAGGAGAAAAGCCCGACCAGGCCTGCTTGCCCGCCCAAATGGTCAGAGACCCCTCCCTTGGCCAGGAAACCTTTCCAGCCACCCAGCAGGCAAGTGGCCAACTATGGCTTAGATCCCTTCAAGGGCAGTAAGTGCACCCCTCAAAAGGTTATGTCTCCCCTTAGGTGGAAGGGGTTGGGAGCTGGTGGATATGACTGGTTGTATTTATGTATCCCTGGGACACAGGAGATAGGGGCTTGGGTTTGCCGAAGTCCCTGGTGGATGTGGAAGGCCCACCTTCTGCACAGGTGCTGACTGGCGCTTGCCCTCCTACCTTTGATGTACTCGCAGTTGTAGGTGCTGCGCTTGCCCAGAGCCCGGAGGTAGATGCGGGCGGGGCCCTGGGCCGGTCTGCTGGCATTGATCACTTGGAAGGTCTCGAAGGGGGGGATCAGCACCTCTTCCTCTCCAGGGAAGAAGGAGTAGCCCTTGATAGGGGCCCCGAGGCAGGTCCAGATGCCAAAGAAGGTGTCCTCACCAAACTGCTGGGCCGCAACATTCTTCAGGGAGGCGGAAGCAAAGCCCCCCAGCCTCACAGTGGCCCCGGGCCCTGCTGGCCGGAAGTGCAGGCCATGCACACCTCGGAACACCTGGTGGCACCGGGGTGGACGCTGGCCCCTGCCCAGGAGCTGCAGGGCCTCGGTCAGCAGGAAATGGAGTGTCTTGAAGGAGAAGTGATGGAGGTAGTGGGCCCGGGAGCGACCTGCCTCACGCACGGCTGCATTGAACTCCTTGTGCAGGGGGCTGTTGGCTGTGTAGGCCAGGAGGGCCACCCCATGCTCATCGCGGAAGCCCAGGGGTGGCGGGGGTGGACGGGTAGGGCTGAGACTCCACTCTGGCCCCCAGGCCTGGCGCTCCTGCCATTGGCTGCTTGCCAGTGTCCAGCCGTCTGCATACACCTTGTTGGCCTGGAACTCCGTGTGGTTGAGATCTGGAAGAGCAGCTGTCATGGCAGCAGCACAGCCAGCGTACTGGTCATCAAAGGAAGCCAGGGCCATGTCCAGCGGCATCTCTTGAGAGAAGAGGTCTCGTCGTGTGATGGGGTGGCTCTGGGCCTGAGGGGGCAGGAGCAGCAGGGACTGAGAGGATAGGCCCCTGAGAGAATGAGTCCCCTGCCATCCAGCTCTCCCCTCCACTGAGAAAGGCAGGAAGGGCCCCAAACACACCTGGTGGGGAAGGGGATTGGGAACCTCTGGCTATAATTTCCCCAAGACTAGCATCTGGGGCTGTCCCCTTGGGCTGAGTGATCCCCAAGGGAAGCGTCAAgcattctttcctctctccttccaggGTTCAGAAGAAGCTGATGGCTCAGTTCCCTGCTGGGGTGGGAACAGTGGGGGATGCCCGTACCTGAAGTGCTTCCACGAGGCCCACAGACACAAGAAGCAGAGACATCATAGCAGGCATCTGCATGCTGGTGACCCTGGGCCAGTTGCTGTctctctttgagtctcagtttcctcatctggaaaattgCAGTGTTAATCTGTATAGTTTAATAAACATGAATCGACACTTAGTCTGTGCCATTCCTAGTGCTTGGCACTGAGAGTCACAAGACAGACATGGAGGCTCAGAAGAGAGAGGACCTTTCTTGCTGGAAGGAACATGCGTGACTTCCTGGAGGAGTGACGTGAACAGGGTCTTGCAGGATGAACAAGAGACTAAAATGTCAGCAAGTGGAGACTGGGAGATATTGTGCAGCAGGAATGGAAAAAGCAAATGTATTGGAGGTGGGAACTGAGGATGTAAAGAGGGAAAGACATGTCATCTAGGCTGGCAGAGCTCGCAGGGTAGGAACGTTGGGAAGATGGGCCAGTCATGAAGGGACTTGACAGCCACGGTGAGAGAGCTGGGCTTCACCTCACAGGGGTTATGGGGTTGGGATGGGGGCACATCCAGGAGTGTGCAGCTGGTGGGGCCTTAGCAGGACTCCAGGAACAGACTTAGAGCAGGGCTTGGTCCACCGGTTGCCCCCACTCCCTGCAGTTCTCTTGTGGAATGAGCCTTCCATGCTTCCAGGGAGGGACAGATATAAACCCCAGCTGCTGGGGAAAGAGGGGATCAGAAAAGCAGGAGAAGACAGAGGATAATGGTTTCCCCAAAGCAAGCAGCATGAACCACAAGCGTTCCACACCCTCCCTGTTGGGGGACAGGTGGAGTGCCTGAAGTGTCTCCAAGAAGAGGGTGTCCAGGCATTGGGTCTGGATTGAAACtggcagtttcctttttttttcttttttttcttttcttttttctttttttttttctgagaccaagtctcactctgttgcccgggctggagtgtagtggcgtgatcttggctcactgcaacctccacctcccgagtccaagtgattcttttgcctcagcctctggagtagctgggactgcaggtgcctgcctccacgcccagctaattttggtattcttagtagagacagggtttcaccatgctggccaggatggtctcgaactcctgatccgcccacctcggcctcccaaagtgttgggatcacaggcataagccaccgcgctgaccctattgtcatttttttaagaactaaaaggaaacatgcttacacatacacactttattaccttttttcctcaggaaaaaaatatcatGAACTTCCTTCCATGTCAGTACATACATACCTCCCTTGCTCACATAATGGCAGCTTGGTTTATCTCACGGTATAAACCATAATTAACCATTTCATACTTATGAAcacttagatttttttcctaatttgaaaatattatacataatacTACAGTGAATATTTACGTATATAAATCCTTGTCTAATTGtgtgcatgtttttatttattttatttttttattttttttttttgagacggagtctcgctctgtcgcccaggctggagtgcagtggccggatctcagctcactgcaagctccgcctcccgggttcacaccattctcctgcctcagcttcccgcgtagctgggactacaggcgcccgccacctcgcccggctaattttttgtattttttagtagagacggggtttcactggtgTGCATGTTTTTATAGGAAAGATTTTGAGAAGTAAAATGAgatctagccgggcgcggtggctcacgcctgtaatcccagcactttgggaggccgaggcgggcggatcacaaggtcaggagatcgagaccacggtgaaaccccgtctctactaaaaattacaaaaaattagccgggcgcggttgtgggtgcctgtagtcccagctactcgggaggctgaggcaggagaatggcgtgaacccgggaggcggagcttgcagtgagccgagatcgcgccactgcactccagcctgggctgggcgacagagcgagactccgtctcaaaaaaaaaaaaaaaaaaataaaaattaaaaaaaatgagatctaaAGAAtatgaatactttttattttgatagaaaCTACCACCCCACCAACAATGGATGAGAGTGCCCTttattccacatctttgccattGCTGAATATGATTGatctctttttaatttccatttaactGGTAGGCAAAATGGtatctacttt
Coding sequences within:
- the ART1 gene encoding GPI-linked NAD(P)(+)--arginine ADP-ribosyltransferase 1, coding for MQMPAMMSLLLVSVGLVEALQAQSHPITRRDLFSQEMPLDMALASFDDQYAGCAAAMTAALPDLNHTEFQANKVYADGWTLASSQWQERQAWGPEWSLSPTRPPPPPLGFRDEHGVALLAYTANSPLHKEFNAAVREAGRSRAHYLHHFSFKTLHFLLTEALQLLGRGQRPPRCHQVFRGVHGLHFRPAGPGATVRLGGFASASLKNVAAQQFGEDTFFGIWTCLGAPIKGYSFFPGEEEVLIPPFETFQVINASRPAQGPARIYLRALGKRSTYNCEYIKDKKCKSGPCHLDNSAMGQSPLSAVSSLLLLLWFLAVRAFPDSPGLL